A portion of the Lolium rigidum isolate FL_2022 chromosome 1, APGP_CSIRO_Lrig_0.1, whole genome shotgun sequence genome contains these proteins:
- the LOC124648543 gene encoding beta-1,2-xylosyltransferase XYXT1-like produces MKARRNESSKKPRCGGAAAAWLLVPLLVLIVLKTDSLPQLARLRETIVTQVSVETVSEHELRSKVSSSGLEREKIWQQQQQLVEAAKFKDAERLPKTTDSVAEAPPSPASSDEIASHGVDGIKDLKDEKNILAMNGEVDGSLRNSDVATPRSSKLSCNFSSERMDVCAMDGDIRVHGKSATVYVVAASNDSYRPENGTVTIRPYSRKWEISTTMQMVREVRVTTDDTAAPQCTVTHAVPAVVFSTGGYSYNFFHTMTDLVIPLFNTAREYDGHVQLLVTDFDRTTIFKLRHFLGKLSDFPVIDFDADDAVRCFPAVRVGIESHKELGIIPALSRKGYTMKDFQDFLQSAYSLKRAWATPANRSSGQRPRLLMMQRRKSRALTNEEDALAAARDVGFEVVVAGPEVVKNMAQFAEVVNSCDVMVGVHGAGLTNLVFLPRSATVVQIVPWGEMKWACWSAFRDPLPDMGLRYVEYEVTADETTLKDVYPRDHAVFTNPLAIHNEGFGKMWSIFLEGQNVTIDIGRFTGVMRQIYQFVTIS; encoded by the exons ATGAAGGCCCGGAGGAACGAGAGCAGCAAGAAACCTCGTTGCgggggagcagcggcggcgtggCTTCTGGTTCCGCTGCTCGTTCTCATCGTGCTCAAGACTGATTCCCTGCCGCAGCTCGCACGCC TTAGAGAGACCATCGTAACCCAAGTTTCAGTTGAAACGGTTAGTGAACATGAGCTGCGTTCCAAAGTTTCGTCTTCAG gtttagagcgtGAAAAAATatggcagcagcagcaacaactagTTGAAGCAGCCAAGTTCAAAGACGCGGAACGTTTGCCGAAGACAACTG ATTCGGtcgccgaagcaccaccatctccTGCATCAAGCGACGAGAtcgccagccatggcgtcgatggGATCAAAG ATCTGAAAGATGAAAAGAATATTCTTGCCATGAACGGGGAAGTGGATGGTTCTTTGCGAAATTCAG ATGTGGCAACACCAAGAAGCAGCAAGTTAAGCTGCAACTTCAGCAGCGAGCGCATGGACGTCTGCGCCATGGACGGCGACATCCGTGTGCACGGCAAATCCGCCACCGTCTACGTGGTCGCCGCCTCCAACGACAGCTACCGGCCGGAGAACGGGACGGTCACCATCCGCCCATACTCGCGCAAGTGGGAGATAAGTACTACGATGCAGATGGTCCGAGAGGTGAGAGTCACCACGGACGACACCGCCGCGCCACAGTGCACGGTGACGCACGCCGTCCCGGCGGTGGTATTCTCCACCGGTGGCTACAGCtacaacttcttccacaccatgaCCGACCTCGTCATCCCCCTCTTCAACACGGCACGGGAGTACGACGGCCACGTCCAGCTCCTCGTCACCGACTTCGACCGCACGACGATCTTCAAGCTCCGGCACTTCCTCGGCAAGCTCTCCGACTTTCCGGTAATCGACTTCGATGCCGACGACGCCGTGCGCTGCTTCCCCGCGGTGCGCGTCGGCATCGAGAGCCACAAGGAGCTAGGGATCATCCCGGCCCTGTCCCGCAAGGGCTACACGATGAAGGACTTCCAGGACTTCCTCCAGTCGGCCTACTCGCTGAAGCGCGCGTGGGCGACCCCGGCAAACCGGAGCTCCGGGCAGCGGCCTCGTCTTCTCATGATGCAGCGCCGGAAGTCGAGGGCGCTCACCAACGAGGAGGACgccctggcggcggcgagggacgtTGGGTTCGAGGTGGTGGTCGCTGGGCCGGAGGTGGTGAAGAACATGGCCCAGTTCGCGGAGGTGGTGAACTCGTGCGATGTGATGGTGGGTGTGCACGGCGCCGGGCTGACCAACCTGGTGTTCCTCCCGCGCAGCGCCACCGTGGTGCAGATCGTGCCGTGGGGCGAGATGAAGTGGGCGTGCTGGTCCGCCTTCCGCGATCCATTGCCGGACATGGGGCTCCGGTACGTCGAGTACGAGGTGACGGCGGACGAGACGACGCTCAAGGACGTGTACCCGAGGGACCACGCCGTCTTCACCAACCCTTTAGCCATACACAATGAGGGGTTCGGCAAGATGTGGTCCATCTTCCTCGAAGGCCAGAATGTCACCATTGACATCGGCCGCTTTACAGGGGTCATGCGGCAGATCTACCAGTTCGTCACCATCTCATAG